Genomic window (Kwoniella botswanensis chromosome 1, complete sequence):
TCACCGATGTCTTGTAGGTCGAGTCTCTCCTTCGTTGTGAGAACACGGAATTTCCATGTATGGGTTGCTAATTACATGACGTCAATAGTAATCGACTCGTCAACTCATGTCACACCAAATGTATTTCACAGACACCAAACAACCATCGATAcgtagaaggtgatttgttGAAGGGAGAAAGTGTGTGTATTGACAGGTGTACTGCTAAATtcttcgaggtgagtctgctTTCAACCTGCTGCAACAATCGCGGAACGTGTGTACGGATTGAAGATTGAGGGAATGCGATGGTGTGTGAGGAATGATTCAGGGGAAGGCTGGAGGGTCATGAACAATGGACGGTCAACCGTCTGGAAAATGGCGGAGGGATATAATCAATCCAAAAAGTAGACGAAGAGAGAAACAGAATGGCCTGAAATGACATGGCGATCTTTCGTCCACGACCAATACTGACTATGCTCCGTATCTTACTCAGGTCAACAAGAAAGTAGGAGAGAGGATGTCAGCAATGGGAAGTGCAGCTCAAGCCACCGGTTCTTTCGGTCGATAAATCACAAGATCCATTCCCCCTTCCCCAAAAGAGCATCAATTATcaaacatatatataatgTATCATATGCAGGATATACAACTTCTCACATCGGAATATAAAAGTACAACAGATCGAACCCAAAATAGAGATGTGATGATCAAGCGAGCGAAGAGATGCTGTGTTATGGGTGTTATAGGTTAAAGCCAGCAGATACCCTCTTCAGTACACAGTCGAATCCTGTTCGTGAACGTTGAAAGTACCGGCGCACCCCTCCCATAGTCGTGAGCTTGCCTATATTGCTAAGCAGCTATGGCgactctctcttccttccgtTCGGCTTGTCGAGCTAGAGGCAGGGTAGGTCAGTGATCGTCGATCAAGAAAATGTAAGGATGCAAGCATGCAAGAAGACTTACTCTCTGCTGCTGGTTGAGCCGTGGTAGGCTCTTCCACGGGTGCATCTGGCAAAGAGACGGGCTGTCGATCCGGTACAGACGGTATAGCGGGCTGCGATGGGAATGAGCTTGCCATCAGCATATATCGCTATATAGACACGTAGGGAGACTCACCAAAGCCTCTTGCTGCAACCGTTCCAGCTCTTCTTGGACTgcttcctcctcctctggTGACATACGAGACATGAGGGCTTCGTCGATTTCCTAGACATATTACAAACAATCAGCCGGGTCACACAAAGTCCTCGGAAACACAGCACCTTCTAGGCTTACTCTTTGATATTCCACACCTTCTCTAGTCTGGTCCATCAGTTTCTCCACT
Coding sequences:
- a CDS encoding mitochondrial import inner membrane translocase subunit TIM10, yielding MSFLFGGGNRSVEGSVDPAKIEMAVAELDMITDVFNRLVNSCHTKCISQTPNNHRYVEGDLLKGESVCIDRCTAKFFEVNKKVGERMSAMGSAAQATGSFGR